One window from the genome of Treponema sp. OMZ 838 encodes:
- a CDS encoding DUF86 domain-containing protein: MLHNERDKSYIYDILKYSQEIIDIVKDENHNSFVNNRIKRLAIERLIQIIGEAANHLSRDFMQENQDIPWTKIIGLRNKIVHDYGEILTDRIWLIASESIPELMQQIKSKNFI, encoded by the coding sequence ATGTTGCATAATGAGCGCGATAAAAGTTATATTTACGACATATTAAAGTATTCACAAGAAATAATTGATATTGTAAAAGACGAAAATCATAATAGTTTCGTAAACAATCGTATCAAAAGATTAGCAATTGAAAGATTAATACAAATAATTGGAGAAGCCGCAAATCATCTTTCCAGAGATTTTATGCAAGAAAATCAAGATATTCCTTGGACAAAAATTATTGGATTAAGAAACAAAATCGTTCATGATTACGGGGAAATCTTAACAGATCGAATTTGGCTCATTGCATCGGAATCAATTCCTGAGTTAATGCAGCAGATAAAATCGAAAAATTTTATCTAG
- a CDS encoding nucleotidyltransferase family protein, whose amino-acid sequence MTVFEKLSNNGIYLTHKDLEYIISKYNVKEISVFGSSIRNDFTSKSDVDFLIEFRNSEEISLFDILDIQDYLQNITKRNVDIVEPASLVNPYRREAIMNSREPLYVA is encoded by the coding sequence ATGACAGTCTTTGAAAAGCTTTCAAACAATGGAATCTATTTGACCCATAAAGATTTAGAATATATAATTTCTAAGTATAATGTTAAAGAAATATCTGTATTTGGGTCATCAATACGAAATGATTTTACAAGCAAAAGCGATGTTGATTTTCTTATAGAATTTAGAAATTCTGAGGAAATATCACTTTTTGATATACTTGATATACAAGACTATCTTCAAAATATCACAAAAAGAAATGTTGATATTGTAGAACCCGCCAGTTTAGTAAATCCATATAGAAGAGAAGCAATCATGAATTCTCGGGAACCTCTTTATGTTGCATAA
- a CDS encoding peptidoglycan bridge formation glycyltransferase FemA/FemB family protein: MNTLTIKECTDMTVKTPAQHFLQSRFWAEFKKEQGWSYRQYEVHSSGTRSFLLTVLLRQLNPFGFLAYIPMGPSILITNDSHLPETVERRRLFLVNLAEKLVPLLPAYVFLIRFDPPWECAMRSGNLRTFSHQEFPLIPCTGGKTPCSLRKAASDIQPPDTVLLDLQQPLDILLSHCKPKWRYNIRLAEKKGVQVRCFPGSQAEDVIPIFYRLYRETAARDGIAIHSENYYRSLCRLAENGTFDAERILISIYIAYFEEKPLAAIITLFSPSGAVYLYGASSNEHRNLMPAYLLQWQAIQDAQKYGCPSYDFYGIPPTDDSNHPMYGLYRFKTGFGGAIIHRVGTLDIPVRGFRYHLYSCAEQLRAFWFKTLKKKLRVHSRKS, translated from the coding sequence ATGAATACATTGACGATAAAAGAATGTACCGATATGACGGTGAAAACTCCTGCACAGCATTTTTTGCAGAGCCGCTTTTGGGCGGAATTTAAAAAGGAACAAGGTTGGTCATATCGGCAATATGAGGTGCATAGTTCTGGTACCCGTTCTTTTTTACTCACGGTTTTATTGCGGCAATTGAATCCCTTCGGCTTTCTTGCCTATATTCCGATGGGTCCGTCTATCCTCATTACGAATGATTCACATCTCCCCGAAACGGTGGAAAGGCGGAGGCTTTTTCTGGTAAACCTTGCGGAAAAGCTTGTCCCCTTGCTGCCTGCTTATGTTTTTTTAATTCGCTTTGACCCGCCGTGGGAATGCGCAATGAGAAGCGGAAATCTGCGAACTTTCTCTCACCAAGAGTTTCCGCTTATACCTTGTACCGGCGGAAAAACGCCGTGCAGTCTGCGTAAAGCAGCTTCCGATATTCAGCCGCCGGATACCGTTCTGCTTGATTTACAACAACCGCTTGACATACTGCTTTCTCATTGTAAACCTAAGTGGCGCTACAATATCCGGCTTGCCGAAAAAAAAGGTGTACAGGTTCGCTGTTTTCCCGGAAGCCAAGCCGAAGACGTAATACCGATCTTTTATCGGCTTTATCGTGAAACTGCTGCGAGGGACGGTATTGCCATTCATAGCGAAAACTATTACCGTTCGCTTTGCCGGCTTGCTGAGAACGGTACATTCGATGCCGAGCGTATTCTTATTTCAATCTATATCGCTTATTTTGAAGAAAAACCGCTTGCTGCGATTATCACACTTTTTTCTCCGAGCGGAGCCGTCTATCTATACGGTGCTTCTTCAAATGAACACCGCAACCTTATGCCGGCATACCTGCTGCAATGGCAGGCAATCCAAGATGCACAAAAGTACGGGTGTCCATCCTATGATTTTTACGGGATTCCGCCAACCGACGATTCGAACCATCCTATGTACGGCCTGTATCGGTTTAAAACGGGATTCGGCGGGGCAATTATCCATCGGGTGGGAACACTTGATATTCCGGTACGAGGCTTCCGCTATCATCTCTACTCGTGTGCCGAACAGTTGCGGGCATTCTGGTTTAAAACCCTCAAAAAGAAGCTTCGCGTTCACAGCCGAAAATCGTAG
- a CDS encoding DUF4954 family protein: protein MPVRVITSDDFGVNFVNKSFLTSGRDEYTVRFMQNPAEKHRWRPLTFNEVETLIKNGNTCTNWNTFLVEDPFTPSLIKNSLFAGLVRISSLTECYLRYHDFIVPAGITNSKIISCDIGANCAVHDCAYLAHYIIGNTVILSRIDEMAATDHAKFGEGVIKDGEDEAVRVTIDVMNEAGGREILPFADMICADAFMWARYRDDAKLMAQLKKLTQDSCDSARGYYGTVGDNAVIKSCRIIKDVRFGEAVYIKGANKLKNLTIRSSAEEATQIGEGVELVNGIIGYGCRVFYGVKAVRFVLGNNCTLKYGARLIHSVMGDNSTISCCEVLNALIFPYHEQHHNNSFLIAAMIQGQSNMAAAATVGSNHNTRGNDGEIIAGRGFWPGLSATLKHNCRFASFVLLNKGNYPAELDIPFPFSLVSDNLREDCLDIMPAYFWMYNMYALARNNDKFKKRDKRKTKTQKIETEVLACDTAREIIYAMELLEHIFETAWTAAGNQSESAQNLLAHKRDELKKLPLTAENIEHSDRPVKILHGVDAWYAYRDMLVWYGVTVLAKYIDETGAGGEVFSRSGVCSRFNLQNGTIPWVNAGGQLIREDEYDRLRSRVGAGEFNSWHAIHAEYDRLWERYPFDCAEHAYSVLCRLAGVSALTGSHWQTYLDEALCLNRYIEAQVLITKKKDYTNHFRDITYRNQAERDAVLGHVEDNAFVQQSKLDAQRYAELFARVGERLKLLSD from the coding sequence GTGCCGGTACGCGTTATAACATCGGATGACTTTGGGGTCAATTTTGTCAATAAATCTTTTCTTACTTCCGGACGGGACGAATATACCGTCCGTTTTATGCAGAATCCTGCCGAAAAGCATAGATGGCGGCCACTTACCTTTAACGAAGTTGAAACGCTCATTAAGAACGGAAACACCTGTACTAATTGGAATACCTTTTTGGTGGAAGACCCCTTTACGCCATCGCTCATTAAAAACTCGCTTTTTGCGGGATTGGTGAGGATTTCCTCTTTAACCGAATGCTATCTGCGTTACCATGATTTTATTGTTCCCGCCGGGATTACCAACAGCAAAATTATCTCCTGCGATATCGGAGCGAACTGCGCCGTGCACGACTGCGCCTATCTTGCGCACTATATTATCGGGAATACCGTCATTTTAAGCAGAATAGATGAGATGGCGGCAACCGATCATGCCAAATTCGGCGAAGGGGTCATTAAAGACGGGGAAGATGAAGCAGTCCGCGTTACAATCGATGTGATGAACGAAGCGGGCGGACGGGAAATTCTCCCCTTTGCGGATATGATTTGTGCCGATGCGTTTATGTGGGCGCGGTACCGCGATGATGCAAAGCTGATGGCGCAGCTGAAAAAGCTGACGCAGGATTCTTGCGATTCAGCCCGCGGTTATTACGGTACCGTCGGCGATAACGCAGTAATTAAAAGCTGTAGGATTATCAAAGACGTTCGGTTCGGCGAGGCGGTCTATATTAAGGGCGCCAATAAGTTAAAAAATCTGACCATCCGCTCTTCCGCAGAAGAAGCGACGCAGATCGGGGAAGGGGTTGAGCTGGTTAACGGGATTATCGGATACGGCTGCCGTGTGTTCTACGGCGTTAAGGCAGTGCGCTTTGTGCTCGGAAATAACTGTACGCTCAAATATGGCGCCCGCCTCATTCACTCCGTGATGGGAGATAATTCAACCATTTCCTGCTGCGAAGTGCTGAATGCATTGATCTTTCCCTACCATGAGCAGCATCATAACAACTCATTCCTTATCGCTGCGATGATTCAGGGGCAGTCCAATATGGCGGCCGCCGCCACGGTAGGTTCAAACCACAATACCCGCGGCAACGACGGAGAGATTATCGCCGGTCGGGGATTTTGGCCGGGACTTTCCGCAACGCTCAAGCATAACTGCCGATTTGCATCCTTTGTGCTGTTGAATAAAGGCAATTATCCTGCCGAACTTGATATTCCTTTCCCGTTCAGCTTGGTCAGCGATAATCTGCGGGAGGACTGCCTCGATATTATGCCTGCCTATTTTTGGATGTATAATATGTATGCGCTTGCCCGCAATAACGATAAATTCAAGAAACGGGATAAACGAAAGACTAAGACACAAAAGATTGAAACCGAGGTGCTTGCTTGCGATACCGCCAGAGAAATTATATATGCGATGGAATTGCTTGAACACATCTTTGAAACGGCATGGACGGCGGCAGGAAATCAATCCGAAAGTGCTCAAAATCTTTTAGCGCATAAACGAGACGAGCTAAAAAAACTGCCCCTCACTGCCGAAAACATCGAACATTCCGACCGTCCGGTGAAAATTCTGCACGGCGTTGATGCATGGTATGCGTACCGCGATATGCTCGTATGGTACGGGGTAACCGTTTTGGCAAAATACATCGATGAAACCGGTGCCGGCGGTGAGGTGTTTAGCCGCAGTGGTGTATGCAGCCGGTTCAATCTTCAAAACGGAACAATCCCGTGGGTCAATGCAGGCGGGCAGCTGATACGCGAGGACGAATATGACCGTCTCCGCAGCAGGGTTGGGGCAGGGGAGTTCAATTCGTGGCACGCAATCCACGCCGAATACGACCGGCTCTGGGAACGGTATCCCTTTGACTGCGCAGAACATGCCTACAGCGTACTCTGCCGGCTCGCCGGAGTTTCCGCCCTTACCGGATCACACTGGCAAACCTACCTTGACGAAGCGCTCTGCTTGAACCGCTACATCGAAGCGCAGGTTCTTATCACCAAGAAAAAAGACTACACCAATCACTTCCGCGATATTACCTACCGGAATCAGGCGGAGCGGGATGCCGTACTCGGTCATGTGGAAGACAACGCCTTTGTGCAGCAGTCCAAGTTGGACGCACAGCGGTATGCCGAGCTTTTTGCACGGGTAGGGGAGCGTCTCAAGTTATTGAGCGATTAA
- a CDS encoding outer membrane lipoprotein-sorting protein — protein sequence MDYKTMTKKYATVFFAAILCALPLSLSAQIPSTEEMYGILEKQYEAGNFDKDITCTLSLIIEKPNEPKSAQQYKLFRRDTKDQTTLVQLAPEADKGTGYMQEKNNLWVYDPTSHQFTHSSLKRAIGDSDASVSDVNKRSEFRKTYEITDIAASKLGKFDVYAVTLKTLLSDARYAQEKYYVRKTDPLILKIESYGSSGRLMRTTLLPKYVKIGNFNWPAQSIYINEINKGEKTTQILSDFDTSDIPDVVFTKAYLEKIN from the coding sequence ATGGATTATAAAACGATGACGAAAAAATATGCCACAGTGTTTTTTGCGGCTATCTTATGTGCGCTGCCGCTCTCGCTTTCGGCACAAATACCGAGCACAGAAGAGATGTACGGTATTTTGGAAAAGCAGTACGAAGCAGGTAACTTTGATAAAGATATAACCTGTACGCTTTCGCTCATTATCGAAAAACCGAACGAACCGAAATCTGCACAGCAGTATAAACTGTTTAGGCGTGATACAAAAGATCAAACCACGCTTGTGCAACTTGCGCCTGAAGCGGATAAGGGAACGGGGTATATGCAGGAAAAGAATAACCTCTGGGTGTATGATCCTACCTCGCATCAATTTACCCACTCTTCGCTTAAGCGCGCTATCGGGGATTCCGATGCAAGTGTTTCGGATGTTAATAAACGGTCTGAATTTAGAAAGACTTACGAAATTACCGATATAGCAGCATCAAAACTCGGTAAGTTTGATGTATATGCAGTTACGCTCAAGACTCTTCTTTCTGACGCGCGGTATGCGCAGGAAAAATATTACGTGCGTAAAACTGATCCGCTTATCTTAAAAATCGAAAGCTACGGCTCAAGCGGACGGCTGATGCGCACCACGCTCCTGCCTAAATACGTCAAAATCGGTAATTTCAACTGGCCTGCTCAATCCATCTATATTAACGAAATCAATAAGGGCGAAAAGACCACGCAAATACTCTCCGATTTTGATACCTCCGACATACCGGATGTGGTGTTTACGAAGGCTTACTTGGAAAAAATCAATTAA
- a CDS encoding ABC transporter permease — translation MNILKIAFRNLNRQKRRSMLLVIAIVFAFLIVTLIDGLSAGARKSLEYQIAKIIGGHVYVTGAEKAADKTEDDKANEYLPPESVELVHRIIKEEKIDALYTTVRAQRYGTLIFAGNQLTAKVAGCKFDEEEALRNSFAFKEGGWENVTIENALFIPQKTAEALNVALNDVILYETTTLSGQATVAEFQIAGIYQDQSQFDQIQFYANFDYLNKIAEIPEGCVALFGIFLKDENQQDAVASIFEKRLAEYGPVTSRELAAQFNPTSPGQELLRQLNEGKWDGTKYAVMTFYDFAPQMVTLSQTIQWVSLGVLLVLLLVTMIGISNTFRMVVHERKGEIGTMRSCGVSRGKVSLLFLAEAGFLSVIGAAAGFVLALLVMLIISLIPISIDSVLSMLTTNGHFLWILSPTVICLKFLLTAFLAILAALGPAIRAANMIPAEALRSSK, via the coding sequence ATGAATATATTAAAGATTGCATTTAGGAATTTAAATAGGCAAAAGCGGCGCAGTATGTTGTTGGTTATTGCAATTGTATTTGCATTTCTTATTGTAACATTGATCGACGGACTATCGGCAGGTGCGCGTAAGAGTTTGGAATATCAGATTGCAAAGATTATCGGTGGGCATGTCTATGTAACCGGGGCAGAGAAGGCAGCGGACAAGACAGAAGATGATAAGGCGAATGAATACCTTCCTCCCGAAAGTGTTGAGCTTGTGCATAGAATCATCAAAGAAGAAAAAATTGATGCATTGTATACAACCGTGCGTGCACAGCGTTACGGCACGCTGATTTTTGCAGGGAATCAGTTGACTGCTAAAGTTGCAGGCTGCAAATTCGATGAGGAAGAAGCCTTACGCAATAGTTTTGCGTTTAAAGAAGGCGGATGGGAGAACGTAACCATAGAAAACGCTCTTTTTATCCCTCAAAAAACCGCCGAAGCGCTGAATGTCGCTTTGAATGATGTTATCCTCTACGAAACGACAACATTGAGCGGACAGGCAACGGTTGCGGAATTTCAAATAGCTGGTATCTATCAGGATCAAAGCCAGTTTGATCAAATACAGTTTTATGCAAACTTCGATTATCTCAATAAAATTGCCGAAATTCCCGAAGGGTGTGTTGCTCTGTTCGGTATTTTCTTAAAAGATGAAAACCAGCAAGATGCTGTTGCGTCCATTTTTGAAAAGCGCCTTGCCGAATACGGTCCCGTTACCAGCCGTGAACTGGCGGCGCAGTTTAACCCAACCTCTCCCGGGCAGGAACTGCTGCGGCAGTTGAATGAAGGAAAGTGGGACGGAACAAAATACGCCGTTATGACCTTCTACGATTTTGCGCCGCAGATGGTAACGCTCTCGCAGACGATACAGTGGGTCAGTCTCGGTGTGCTGTTGGTATTGCTGCTCGTTACGATGATCGGTATTTCCAATACGTTCAGGATGGTGGTGCATGAGCGGAAGGGCGAAATCGGTACGATGCGTTCTTGCGGTGTCAGCAGGGGAAAGGTGAGCCTTTTATTTCTTGCGGAGGCAGGCTTTCTTTCGGTTATCGGTGCCGCAGCGGGCTTTGTGCTTGCGCTGCTCGTTATGCTGATTATCAGCCTTATCCCCATATCGATTGACTCGGTACTCAGTATGCTCACCACAAACGGACATTTCTTGTGGATACTGTCGCCGACCGTTATCTGCTTAAAATTCCTGCTAACGGCTTTCTTAGCAATCCTTGCAGCGCTCGGCCCCGCAATCCGTGCAGCCAACATGATCCCTGCGGAAGCCTTGCGATCGAGCAAGTAA
- a CDS encoding ABC transporter permease → MNKTIFKLALKNLFSHKTKTLIIMILIGLGSFLVVLGLGVLNFAEQQAKNVCESDFCGDIFITGKPADKDVFVTIAGAYKNVNTGKLPSMPYLSKIEKIEAKLHDMPEASVFTRGMVVGYGMLRPADLSDTWEPKGENFSYMPYATTLGIEPSSYKKTFETIKVYEGEFPDSDGAEFILLPPKVKEKYEKYYERELHVGDEVVVMSFGEKAKLRKIKVSGFFTFAHPDTAVQDVLYTDINSARMLAGVTMGARTVTEIPQSIDLSLAEKSEDDLFSDDAVGVTEEAESITEKKATAEDLENILGSTELRNQLNMADTDAWHFVTVKLKDSSKTSRVIADLNKWFAEEGLIAQALPWDKAVVQYAAAIKMTRTLMIAVLVLLAVVVLIVIMNTLVVSVMERTAEIGTMRAIGAKRSFVRRLFYTESFLLSCVGALCGIALAIIAGLIFNALGIRLPNETMAVMFGGYKIQTAISPVAVLSTLAAMLAAGVIANWYPVGLALKISPLEAINK, encoded by the coding sequence ATGAATAAAACGATTTTTAAGTTGGCGTTGAAAAATCTTTTTTCGCATAAGACAAAGACGCTGATTATTATGATTTTGATCGGGCTCGGCAGCTTTTTGGTGGTGCTGGGGCTCGGTGTGCTGAATTTCGCCGAACAGCAGGCAAAGAATGTATGCGAGAGCGACTTTTGCGGCGATATTTTTATTACCGGAAAACCGGCTGATAAGGATGTCTTTGTAACAATTGCCGGTGCATATAAAAATGTCAACACGGGTAAGCTGCCTTCGATGCCGTATTTATCAAAGATAGAAAAAATTGAGGCAAAGTTACATGACATGCCGGAAGCTTCTGTGTTTACGCGGGGAATGGTTGTCGGGTATGGTATGCTGCGTCCGGCTGACCTTTCCGACACGTGGGAGCCTAAAGGTGAAAACTTTTCGTATATGCCGTATGCCACGACACTCGGTATCGAGCCTTCTTCCTACAAAAAAACATTCGAGACAATCAAAGTGTATGAAGGTGAATTTCCCGATTCCGACGGTGCAGAATTTATCTTATTGCCGCCAAAAGTAAAAGAAAAGTACGAGAAATATTATGAACGGGAATTGCATGTTGGAGATGAAGTTGTGGTGATGAGCTTTGGAGAAAAAGCAAAGCTGCGCAAAATAAAGGTGAGCGGCTTTTTTACCTTTGCACATCCCGATACGGCGGTTCAAGATGTGCTTTATACGGATATCAACAGTGCGCGTATGCTTGCAGGCGTAACGATGGGGGCTCGTACCGTTACGGAAATTCCTCAGTCAATCGATTTAAGCCTTGCAGAGAAAAGCGAAGACGACTTGTTCTCCGATGATGCAGTCGGTGTCACCGAAGAGGCGGAAAGCATCACTGAAAAAAAAGCGACTGCGGAAGATTTGGAAAATATTTTAGGCAGTACGGAGCTGCGCAATCAGCTCAATATGGCGGACACCGATGCATGGCACTTTGTAACGGTTAAGCTGAAGGATTCTTCAAAAACATCCCGGGTGATTGCAGATTTGAATAAATGGTTTGCAGAAGAAGGTCTTATAGCACAAGCGCTTCCGTGGGATAAAGCAGTGGTGCAGTATGCTGCTGCGATAAAAATGACACGGACGCTGATGATCGCGGTGCTGGTATTGCTTGCAGTTGTGGTGCTTATCGTCATTATGAATACGCTTGTCGTTTCCGTTATGGAGCGAACGGCAGAAATCGGTACGATGCGTGCCATCGGAGCAAAGCGTTCTTTTGTCAGGCGGCTCTTTTATACGGAGTCGTTTTTACTTTCGTGCGTTGGGGCTCTGTGCGGGATTGCTCTTGCGATTATCGCAGGGCTTATCTTTAATGCGTTGGGAATCAGACTTCCGAATGAAACGATGGCGGTTATGTTCGGCGGTTATAAAATCCAGACAGCTATCTCGCCGGTCGCAGTATTGAGTACACTTGCCGCTATGCTTGCCGCCGGAGTAATTGCAAATTGGTATCCGGTTGGACTTGCATTAAAGATCAGCCCATTGGAAGCCATCAACAAATAA
- a CDS encoding ABC transporter ATP-binding protein: MAIVQVKNLRKTYLLGKVLVEAVKGINFSIDSGEFVSISGPSGSGKSTTLNMIGLIDTPTSGELIINGETIYAEKDFISLANRKNMKIPGKLDRRMTQLRHEYLGFIFQSFNLIPVLDVYENIEFPLLFGKNKESKEKSKEWIEYLIEKVGLSEWTHHKSNELSGGQRQRVAIARALVTKPALVLADEPTANLDSKTGDQILALMKDMSREFNTTFIFSTHDAKIVNMTDHRIKILDGNVVEDTKGNS, encoded by the coding sequence ATGGCCATTGTACAAGTTAAGAATTTGCGCAAAACCTATCTTTTAGGAAAGGTTTTAGTAGAAGCGGTAAAAGGAATTAATTTTTCCATCGACAGTGGAGAGTTCGTTTCCATTTCCGGACCATCCGGCTCAGGAAAATCCACTACGCTCAATATGATTGGACTGATCGATACGCCGACATCCGGCGAGCTTATCATAAACGGAGAAACAATTTACGCAGAAAAAGATTTTATCTCCCTTGCAAATAGAAAAAATATGAAGATTCCCGGCAAACTCGATAGACGGATGACGCAGCTGCGCCATGAATATCTGGGCTTTATCTTTCAGTCCTTCAACTTAATTCCCGTTCTGGACGTATACGAAAACATCGAATTTCCGCTGCTGTTCGGCAAAAATAAAGAGAGCAAAGAAAAAAGCAAAGAGTGGATTGAATATCTGATTGAAAAAGTGGGGTTGAGCGAATGGACGCATCATAAATCGAACGAACTTTCAGGCGGTCAACGGCAGCGTGTTGCTATTGCCCGTGCCTTGGTTACCAAGCCTGCATTGGTGCTTGCCGACGAACCCACTGCAAACCTCGATTCCAAAACCGGCGATCAGATACTCGCTTTGATGAAGGATATGAGCCGCGAATTTAACACGACCTTTATCTTCTCCACGCACGATGCAAAAATCGTCAACATGACCGATCACCGCATCAAGATTTTAGACGGAAACGTTGTCGAAGACACGAAGGGAAATTCATAA
- a CDS encoding flagellar motor switch protein FliG yields MSDLESEIRRRGLIKVASEDAQKESPYRRVAKFLYLIGEAQAATVLQKLTREQIEKVVAEMLTIRYVDKDEAAYILSEFTALYNEAKNSVGGVETAQGILTAAFGGEKAREIIERAIPPAAERPFDFLDGIDGEKLKRLLADEMPATQALVLSQLEPKIAAAYITGLNDAEKKDIVLRLARLKTISPEILQTVSTSMREKFTRIRTGSATEAIDGRAVLAAILRRSDSETEQFILQNIAEANPELEQNIRERLFTFEDVLIADDRFLQKKLSGMESSVIAALISYKPEVFVKKILDNISKNRQQFILDDQASNPVSVRECREVTNRFLQELRKSWEDGELLLFGKDGDDVWIT; encoded by the coding sequence ATGAGTGATCTGGAAAGTGAGATACGGCGGCGCGGGCTGATAAAGGTAGCAAGTGAAGACGCTCAAAAAGAGAGTCCCTATCGCCGCGTTGCAAAGTTTTTATATTTAATCGGAGAGGCGCAGGCGGCAACGGTACTGCAAAAGCTCACCCGCGAGCAAATCGAAAAAGTAGTAGCGGAAATGCTGACCATCCGCTATGTCGATAAGGACGAAGCCGCCTATATTTTAAGCGAATTTACGGCGCTTTATAACGAAGCGAAGAATTCCGTCGGCGGCGTAGAAACCGCTCAAGGGATTCTGACGGCGGCTTTCGGCGGGGAAAAAGCGCGGGAGATTATCGAGCGGGCAATACCGCCTGCTGCCGAGCGGCCGTTCGATTTTTTGGACGGTATCGACGGAGAAAAGCTCAAGCGGCTCTTAGCGGACGAAATGCCTGCAACACAGGCGCTCGTGCTTTCTCAACTGGAACCGAAAATAGCGGCCGCCTATATTACCGGCTTAAACGATGCGGAAAAAAAAGACATCGTGCTCCGCCTCGCGCGGCTTAAAACCATCAGTCCTGAAATTTTGCAGACGGTAAGCACTTCGATGCGCGAAAAGTTTACCCGCATACGAACAGGCTCGGCTACCGAAGCAATTGACGGCCGCGCGGTACTTGCCGCTATTTTACGGCGCAGCGATTCCGAAACGGAACAGTTTATTTTACAGAACATCGCAGAAGCCAATCCCGAACTTGAACAAAATATCCGTGAACGGCTTTTTACTTTTGAAGATGTGCTCATTGCGGATGACCGCTTTTTACAGAAAAAATTATCCGGTATGGAAAGCTCAGTAATTGCCGCATTGATTTCTTACAAACCGGAAGTCTTTGTCAAAAAAATCCTCGATAACATTTCTAAAAACAGACAGCAGTTCATCCTTGACGATCAGGCGTCGAACCCCGTTTCCGTGCGGGAATGCCGCGAAGTTACCAATCGTTTCTTACAGGAATTGCGGAAAAGCTGGGAAGACGGCGAGCTGCTCTTATTCGGAAAGGATGGAGATGACGTATGGATAACCTAA